A region from the Tachyglossus aculeatus isolate mTacAcu1 chromosome Y4, mTacAcu1.pri, whole genome shotgun sequence genome encodes:
- the PPP1R10 gene encoding serine/threonine-protein phosphatase 1 regulatory subunit 10 isoform X1 encodes MGSSPADPKDLLKGLDSFLGRNGEVKSVDAISKIFGLMKEARKLVSRCTYLNIVLQTRSPDILTKFIRVGGYKLLNSWLTYSKTTNNGPLLRQILLTLQHLPLTVDHLKQNNTAKLVKQLSKSSENEELRKLASVLVSDWMAVIRSQSSTQPAEKDKKKRKEEGKSQTVPTERSAPEVKAEARPEEAPEKKREKPKSLRTTAPSHARFRSTGLELETPSLVPVKKNVSAVVVSDKYNLKPIPLKRQSSSPNPGAVVPPAEKKYKPLNTTPNTTKEIKVKIIPPQPVEGLGFLDALNSAPVPGIKIKKKKKVLSPTVAKLSLFEAKPRTGPSTAKPSSTEPGTASEPMDLERPGTPVPPIEVLELTDTASRDTRASDSKLMESPGGPAQFTRKGHKRKTVTWAEEGKLHEYFYFELDETERVNVNKIKDFGEAAKREMLKDRHAFETARRLSHDAMEEKVPWMSPQPLSLPRALVIPGSNSQECFVQAKREKGILQEIFLSKESVPDSPHEPDPETYEHIPPKLIPQDEECSVDEAPYGEGLEGSGVGHSPSGVGSSKLPPVLANLMGSMGASKSPQGQGAATSINMQEILTSIMGGPNSHPSEELLKEPDYSDKIKQLLRNLQPQGPRGVPHSLLGPAPMANGFPPAGLGGPGGPKDMQHFLPGPGGPMPGPHGSPGGPGGPVGPRLMGPPDLPPRGGNPFWDTPGDPMWGGPIRGGLPGPYHWGRGGRGGNEPPPPSPFRGGRGGRSGGGPLNGRGGPSGGMGGDGHRPHDGHVHGHGPPGHRGHNHRVPHPHDHRGHDGPGHGSSHRGHDSGHGHGGDMSSRPICRHFMMKGSCRYENNCAFYHPGVNGPPLP; translated from the exons GCTAATGAAGGAGGCACGCAAGTTGGTGAGCCGCTGCACCTATCTAAACATTGTCCTACAGACCCGCTCGCCCGACATCCTCACCAA GTTCATTCGAGTGGGTGGCTACAAGCTCCTGAACAGCTGGCTGACGTACTCCAAGACCACCAACAACGGCCCCCTCCTGCGGCAGATCCTGCTGACCCTGCAGCACCTGCCTCTCACCGTGGACCACCTGAAACAG AATAACACGGCCAAGCTGGTGAAACAGCTGAGCAAGTCCAGCGAGAATGAAG AACTCCGCAAACTCGCTTCAGTCCTGGTCAGCGATTGGATGGCCGTCATCCGGTCCCAGAGCAGCACCCAGCCTGCTG AGAAAGACAAGAAGAagcggaaggaagaagggaagagccaGACAGTCCCTACGGAGCGTTCTGCTCCCGAGGTCAAGGCTGAGGCGCGGCCTGAGGAGGcgccagagaagaagagagagaaacccAAGAGCTTGCGCACTACAGCCCCCAGCCATGCCAGGTTCCGTTCCACCG GCCTGGAGCTGGAGACACCATCTCTGGTGCCTGTGAAGAAGAATGTCAGCGCTGTGGTCGTGTCCGACAAGTACAACCTGAAACCCATTCCCCTGAAGCGGCAGAG cTCATCACCCAATCCTGGGGCTGTGGTACCCCCAGCTGAAAAGAAGTACAAGCCCCTCAACACAACACCCAACACCACCAAGGAGATCAAAGTGAAAATCATCCCCCCACAGC CCGTGGAGGGCTTGGGTTTCCTAGATGCCCTCAACTCGGCCCCTGTCCCCGGGATCAAaatcaagaagaagaagaaggttcTTTCACCCACAGTGGCTAAG cTGAGCCTGTTTGAGGCGAAACCAAGGACAGGGCCAAGCACAGCCAAACCCTCCTCCACTGAGCCGGGGACTGCATCAGAGCCTATGGATTTGGAGCGGCCTGGAACCCCCGTCCCACCCATCGAGGTACTGGAGCTCACGGACACAG CCTCCAGGGACACAAGGGCCTCAGACTCAAAGCTCATGGAGAGCCCTGGTGGCCCAGCCCAGTTCACCCGCAAGGGCCACAAGAGGAAGACCGTGACGTGGGCTGAAGAGGGCAAGCTGCACGAGTATTTCTACTTCGAGCTGGACGAGACGGAGCGAG TGAACGTAAACAAGATCAAAGACTTCGGCGAAGCGGCCAAGCGGGAGATGCTGAAGGACCGGCACGCGTTCGAGACGGCCCGTCGGCTGAGCCATGATGCCATGGAGGAGAAGGTGCCATGGATGAGCCCGCAGCCCCTATCCCTGCCCCGGGCCCTTGTCATCCCCGGCAGCAACAGCCAGGAGTGCTTCGTCCAGGCCAAGCGGGAGAAGGGCATCTTGCAGGAGATCTTCCTGTCCAAGGAGAG TGTCCCCGACAGCCCCCATGAGCCGGACCCTGAAACCTACGAACATATCCCCCCCAAGCTCATCCCCCAGGACGAG GAGTGCTCTGTGGACGAGGCCCCATatggggaggggctggaaggCAGTGGGGTGGGCCATTCCCCCAGTGGGGTGGGCAGCTCCAAACTGCCCCCAGTGCTTGCCAACCTGATGGGCAGCATGGGTGCAAGCAAAAGCCCCCAGGGCCAGGGGGCGGCCACCAGCATCAACATGCAGGAGATCCTCACCTCCATCATG GGCGGCCCCAACAGCCACCCGTCTGAGGAGCTTCTAAAGGAGCCCGACTACTCGGACAAGATCAAGCAGCTTCTCAGGAACTTGCAGCCCCAGGGCCCTCGGGGAG TACCCCACAGTCTTCTGGGCCCGGCACCAATGGCCAATGGCTTCCCCCCAGCGGGGCTTGGAGGCCCCGGAGGCCCCAAGGACATGCAGCACTTCCTTCCTGGGCCTGGGGGGCCCATGCCAG GTCCACATGGAAGCCCAGGAGGTCCTGGCGGGCCAGTGGGACCCCGCCTGATGGGGCCTCCTGACCTCCCTCCACGAGGGGGGAATCCTTTCTGGGACACTCCAGGGGACCCCATGTGGGGAGGTCCAATACGTGGAGGGCTCCCCGGCCCCTATcactgggggcgagggggaagaggaggcaatGAGCCCCCACCACCATCTCCATTTCGGGGTGGGCGAGGAGGCCGGTCAGGCGGGGGCCCCCTCAATGGACGTGGAGGGCCTAGTGGAGGGATGGGTGGGGATGGCCACCGACCCCATGATGGCCATGTTCATGGACACGGGCCACCGGGCCACCGCGGCCACAACCACCGTGTCCCACACCCCCATGACCATCGTGGCCATGATGGACCTGGGCATGGCAGCAGTCACCGGGGCCACGACAGCGGCCACGGCCACGGGGGAG ACATGTCCAGCCGCCCCATCTGCCGTCACTTCATGATGAAGGGAAGTTGCCGCTATGAGAACAACTGTGCCTTCTATCACCCCGGGGTCAATGGGCCACCCTTGCCCTAG
- the PPP1R10 gene encoding serine/threonine-protein phosphatase 1 regulatory subunit 10 isoform X2 encodes MKNSANSLQSWSAIGWPSSGPRAAPSLLRKTRRSGRKKGRARQSLRSVLLPRSRLRRGLRRRQRRRERNPRACALQPPAMPGLELETPSLVPVKKNVSAVVVSDKYNLKPIPLKRQSSSPNPGAVVPPAEKKYKPLNTTPNTTKEIKVKIIPPQPVEGLGFLDALNSAPVPGIKIKKKKKVLSPTVAKLSLFEAKPRTGPSTAKPSSTEPGTASEPMDLERPGTPVPPIEVLELTDTASRDTRASDSKLMESPGGPAQFTRKGHKRKTVTWAEEGKLHEYFYFELDETERVNVNKIKDFGEAAKREMLKDRHAFETARRLSHDAMEEKVPWMSPQPLSLPRALVIPGSNSQECFVQAKREKGILQEIFLSKESVPDSPHEPDPETYEHIPPKLIPQDEECSVDEAPYGEGLEGSGVGHSPSGVGSSKLPPVLANLMGSMGASKSPQGQGAATSINMQEILTSIMGGPNSHPSEELLKEPDYSDKIKQLLRNLQPQGPRGVPHSLLGPAPMANGFPPAGLGGPGGPKDMQHFLPGPGGPMPGPHGSPGGPGGPVGPRLMGPPDLPPRGGNPFWDTPGDPMWGGPIRGGLPGPYHWGRGGRGGNEPPPPSPFRGGRGGRSGGGPLNGRGGPSGGMGGDGHRPHDGHVHGHGPPGHRGHNHRVPHPHDHRGHDGPGHGSSHRGHDSGHGHGGDMSSRPICRHFMMKGSCRYENNCAFYHPGVNGPPLP; translated from the exons ATGAAG AACTCCGCAAACTCGCTTCAGTCCTGGTCAGCGATTGGATGGCCGTCATCCGGTCCCAGAGCAGCACCCAGCCTGCTG AGAAAGACAAGAAGAagcggaaggaagaagggaagagccaGACAGTCCCTACGGAGCGTTCTGCTCCCGAGGTCAAGGCTGAGGCGCGGCCTGAGGAGGcgccagagaagaagagagagaaacccAAGAGCTTGCGCACTACAGCCCCCAGCCATGCCAG GCCTGGAGCTGGAGACACCATCTCTGGTGCCTGTGAAGAAGAATGTCAGCGCTGTGGTCGTGTCCGACAAGTACAACCTGAAACCCATTCCCCTGAAGCGGCAGAG cTCATCACCCAATCCTGGGGCTGTGGTACCCCCAGCTGAAAAGAAGTACAAGCCCCTCAACACAACACCCAACACCACCAAGGAGATCAAAGTGAAAATCATCCCCCCACAGC CCGTGGAGGGCTTGGGTTTCCTAGATGCCCTCAACTCGGCCCCTGTCCCCGGGATCAAaatcaagaagaagaagaaggttcTTTCACCCACAGTGGCTAAG cTGAGCCTGTTTGAGGCGAAACCAAGGACAGGGCCAAGCACAGCCAAACCCTCCTCCACTGAGCCGGGGACTGCATCAGAGCCTATGGATTTGGAGCGGCCTGGAACCCCCGTCCCACCCATCGAGGTACTGGAGCTCACGGACACAG CCTCCAGGGACACAAGGGCCTCAGACTCAAAGCTCATGGAGAGCCCTGGTGGCCCAGCCCAGTTCACCCGCAAGGGCCACAAGAGGAAGACCGTGACGTGGGCTGAAGAGGGCAAGCTGCACGAGTATTTCTACTTCGAGCTGGACGAGACGGAGCGAG TGAACGTAAACAAGATCAAAGACTTCGGCGAAGCGGCCAAGCGGGAGATGCTGAAGGACCGGCACGCGTTCGAGACGGCCCGTCGGCTGAGCCATGATGCCATGGAGGAGAAGGTGCCATGGATGAGCCCGCAGCCCCTATCCCTGCCCCGGGCCCTTGTCATCCCCGGCAGCAACAGCCAGGAGTGCTTCGTCCAGGCCAAGCGGGAGAAGGGCATCTTGCAGGAGATCTTCCTGTCCAAGGAGAG TGTCCCCGACAGCCCCCATGAGCCGGACCCTGAAACCTACGAACATATCCCCCCCAAGCTCATCCCCCAGGACGAG GAGTGCTCTGTGGACGAGGCCCCATatggggaggggctggaaggCAGTGGGGTGGGCCATTCCCCCAGTGGGGTGGGCAGCTCCAAACTGCCCCCAGTGCTTGCCAACCTGATGGGCAGCATGGGTGCAAGCAAAAGCCCCCAGGGCCAGGGGGCGGCCACCAGCATCAACATGCAGGAGATCCTCACCTCCATCATG GGCGGCCCCAACAGCCACCCGTCTGAGGAGCTTCTAAAGGAGCCCGACTACTCGGACAAGATCAAGCAGCTTCTCAGGAACTTGCAGCCCCAGGGCCCTCGGGGAG TACCCCACAGTCTTCTGGGCCCGGCACCAATGGCCAATGGCTTCCCCCCAGCGGGGCTTGGAGGCCCCGGAGGCCCCAAGGACATGCAGCACTTCCTTCCTGGGCCTGGGGGGCCCATGCCAG GTCCACATGGAAGCCCAGGAGGTCCTGGCGGGCCAGTGGGACCCCGCCTGATGGGGCCTCCTGACCTCCCTCCACGAGGGGGGAATCCTTTCTGGGACACTCCAGGGGACCCCATGTGGGGAGGTCCAATACGTGGAGGGCTCCCCGGCCCCTATcactgggggcgagggggaagaggaggcaatGAGCCCCCACCACCATCTCCATTTCGGGGTGGGCGAGGAGGCCGGTCAGGCGGGGGCCCCCTCAATGGACGTGGAGGGCCTAGTGGAGGGATGGGTGGGGATGGCCACCGACCCCATGATGGCCATGTTCATGGACACGGGCCACCGGGCCACCGCGGCCACAACCACCGTGTCCCACACCCCCATGACCATCGTGGCCATGATGGACCTGGGCATGGCAGCAGTCACCGGGGCCACGACAGCGGCCACGGCCACGGGGGAG ACATGTCCAGCCGCCCCATCTGCCGTCACTTCATGATGAAGGGAAGTTGCCGCTATGAGAACAACTGTGCCTTCTATCACCCCGGGGTCAATGGGCCACCCTTGCCCTAG